A region of Dermochelys coriacea isolate rDerCor1 chromosome 1, rDerCor1.pri.v4, whole genome shotgun sequence DNA encodes the following proteins:
- the FBXL14 gene encoding LOW QUALITY PROTEIN: F-box/LRR-repeat protein 14 (The sequence of the model RefSeq protein was modified relative to this genomic sequence to represent the inferred CDS: inserted 1 base in 1 codon), producing the protein MGRAVSRATARSVPDRTIARGGGXRLQPSPDPAQRRLLLFPPLPSPPPRPERGAWAQRRAQRGGAKQADPVGGSAEPGPRAAGSVAAARPLLPPARGSGLRAAPGCEGGSETKEAAGLGAGTRDREEPPGAPARGRRHNAARGGPPAPAAAARGPQRGPSGAGIEAAAGAPEPGRAPSASSLPPACHTGRRCEGPGAGSTHSRAAGTQRKRRPAGPGGAEQRGSGGRGGRPGPEEPSSGDPAGAAAGPGCAMETHISCLFPELLAMIFGYLEVRDKGRAAQVCTAWRDAAYHRSVWRGVEAKLHLRRANPSLFPSLAARGIRRVQILSLRRSLSYVIQGMAEIESLNLSGCYNLTDNGLGHAFVAEIGSLRALNLSLCKQITDSSLGRIAQYLKGLEVLELGGCSNITNTGLLLIAWGLQRLKSLNLRSCRHLSDVGIGHLAGMTRSAAEGCLGLEQLTLQDCQKLSDLSLKHLARGLGRLRQLNLSFCGGISDAGLLHLSHMSSLRSLNLRSCDNISDTGIMHLAMGSLRLSGLDVSFCDKVGDQSLAYIAQGLDGLRSLSLCSCHISDEGINRMVRQMHGLRTLNIGQCVRITDKGLELIAEHLSQLTGIDLYGCTRITKRGLERITQLPCLKVLNLGLWQMTESEKVR; encoded by the exons ATGGGCCGCGCTGTTTCCAGGGCGACGGCTCGGAGTGTTCCGGATCGTACCATTGcgcgggggggag gaaggcttCAGCCGTCGCCAGACCCAGCCCAGCGccgcctccttctcttcccccccctcccctcccctcccccccggccggAGCGCGGCGCCTGGGCCCAGCGGCGAGCGCAGCGCGGAGGAGCGAAGCAGGCGGATCCCGTCGGCGGCAGCGCGGAGCCTGGGCCCAGAGCGGCGGGGTCGGTAGCGGCGGCGcggccccttctcccccccgcgCGGGGCAGCGGGCTGCGGGCGGCCCCGGGCTGCGAAGGCGGCTCGGAGACAAAGGAGGCGGCGGGGCTCGGAGCCGGCACCAGGGACCGAGAGGAGCCTCCGGGGGCCCCCGCCCGGGGCAGGCGGCACAATGCGGCACGGGGCGGCCCGCCCGCACCGGCTGCAGCAGCGCGGGGGCCGCAGCGAGGCCCGTCCGGGGCGGGGATAGAGGCGGCGGCCGGAGCCCCAGAGCCGGGCCGGGCCCCTTCCGCGAGCAGCCTCCCCCCGGCCTGTCACACGGGGCGGCGATGTGAGGGCCCCGGAGCCGGCAGCACCCACAGCCGAGCAGCGGGGACCCAGCGGAAGCGGCGGCCGGCCGGGCCCGGAGGAGCCGAGCAGCGGGGATCCGGCGGGCGCGGCGGCCGGCCGGGCCCGGAGGAGCCGAGCAGCGGTGATCCGGCGGGCGCGGCGGCCGGGCCTGGGTGTGCGATGGAGACGCACATCTCCTGCCTGTTCCCGGAGCTGCTGGCCATGATCTTCGGGTACCTGGAGGTGCGGGACAAGGGCCGCGCGGCGCAGGTGTGCACGGCCTGGCGGGACGCCGCCTACCACCGCTCCGTCTGGCGGGGCGTGGAGGCCAAGCTGCACCTGCGCCGCGCCAACCCCTcgctcttccccagcctggcggCGCGGGGCATCCGGCGGGTGCAGATCCTGTCTCTGCGGCGCAGCCTGAGCTACGTGATCCAGGGCATGGCGGAGATCGAGAGCCTCAACCTCAGCGGCTGCTACAACCTCACCGACAACGGGCTGGGCCATGCCTTCGTGGCGGAGATCGGCTCGCTGCGGGCGCTCAACCTGAGCCTGTGCAAGCAGATCACCGACAGCAGCCTGGGCCGCATCGCCCAGTACCTCAAGGGCCTCGAGGTGCTGGAGCTGGGCGGCTGCAGCAACATCACCAACACCGGCCTCCTCCTCATCGCCTGGGGTTTGCAGCGCCTCAAGAGCCTCAACCTGCgctcctgccgccacctctctgACGTGGGCATTGGGCACCTGGCGGGCATGACCCGCAGTGCAGCTGAGGGCTGTCTGGGCCTGGAGCAGCTCACGCTGCAGGACTGCCAGAAGCTCAGCGACCTCTCCCTAAAGCACCTGGCCCGAGGGCTGGGACGCCTCCGCCAGCTCAACCTCAGCTTTTGTGGGGGCATTTCAGATGCGGGGCTGCTCCACCTGTCCCACATGAGCAGCCTGCGCAGCCTCAATCTGCGCTCGTGTGACAACATCAGCGACACAGGCATCATGCATCTGGCCATGGGCAGCCTGCGCCTTTCGGGCCTCGATGTTTCCTTCTGTGACAAGGTGGGGGACCAGAGCCTAGCCTATATCGCACAGGGCCTGGATGGGCTGCgttccctctccctctgctcctgccaCATCAGCGATGAGGGCATCAACCGTATGGTGCGCCAGATGCACGGGCTCCGCACGCTCAACATTGGCCAGTGTGTCCGTATCACTGACAAGGGCCTGGAGCTCATTGCAGAGCACCTCAGCCAGCTCACAGGCATTGATCTCTATGGCTGCACCCGCATCACTAAGCGGGGCTTGGAGCGCATCACCCAGCTGCCCTGTCTCAAGGTGCTCAACCTGGGACTTTGGCAAATgactgagagtgagaaggtgagGTGA